The proteins below come from a single Gimesia alba genomic window:
- the argB gene encoding acetylglutamate kinase gives MEGAVRKAAVLIEALSWIRRFRGRYVVIKLGGSALEEESAVKAFLTDVIFMRTVGMHPILVHGGGKAISKAMSEAGIEPRFVHGRRFTDEKTLEIATDVLANQISESLAQEIRAQGAKAEPLHFGTRNCLKGEQLTLQADDGSTVDLGHVGYVTDVDQKLLAEICESDAIPVIPSVALDQSGQKLNVNADTAAAALARILKAEKLVFLSDVPGIFLDRNDPETLVSHLETERCRALIADGTIDAGMEPKVDAALEALASGVGKVHIVDARLPHSILLEIYSDKGIGTEIVK, from the coding sequence GTGGAAGGTGCCGTTCGTAAAGCTGCTGTGTTGATCGAAGCGTTAAGCTGGATTAGGAGATTTCGTGGGCGATACGTTGTGATCAAACTCGGAGGCAGCGCCCTCGAAGAAGAGTCCGCCGTCAAAGCGTTTTTGACTGATGTGATCTTTATGCGCACGGTGGGTATGCATCCCATTCTCGTACACGGCGGTGGAAAAGCTATCAGTAAGGCGATGAGTGAAGCCGGGATTGAACCCCGGTTTGTGCATGGTCGACGTTTTACCGATGAAAAAACACTGGAAATCGCCACCGATGTCCTCGCTAATCAGATCAGTGAATCTCTGGCTCAGGAGATCAGAGCACAGGGGGCAAAAGCAGAACCACTTCATTTTGGGACACGGAACTGTCTTAAGGGAGAGCAACTGACTCTACAAGCGGATGATGGTTCTACTGTGGATTTAGGGCACGTTGGTTATGTCACAGACGTCGATCAGAAACTCCTGGCAGAAATCTGCGAATCGGATGCGATTCCTGTGATTCCATCTGTTGCCCTGGATCAATCAGGACAGAAGCTAAACGTGAATGCAGATACCGCTGCTGCGGCCCTCGCTCGTATTCTAAAAGCGGAGAAGCTTGTCTTTTTGAGCGATGTACCGGGCATCTTTCTCGATCGGAATGATCCCGAGACGCTGGTTTCCCATCTGGAAACCGAACGCTGTCGGGCTCTCATTGCGGATGGCACCATTGATGCCGGCATGGAGCCCAAGGTCGATGCGGCTCTGGAAGCGCTGGCAAGCGGGGTCGGGAAGGTTCACATCGTTGACGCCCGGCTTCCGCATTCGATTCTGCTGGAAATTTATTCCGATAAAGGGATCGGGACCGAAATCGTCAAATAG
- a CDS encoding ABC transporter ATP-binding protein encodes MIEVRDVTKIHQSGETEVRALQGVSCRFPGQTFSFILGPSGSGKSTLLYLMGALDAPSTGEIFVQNRSLSTLNQTERDTYRREKVGFVFQSFNLLKNLNALENVLAPYLPQGVTAEQKQRAEALLKQVGLGQRITHRPNQLSGGEQQRVAIARALLKRPLLILADEPTGELDTKTGAEIFSCLRDMSEQYQTTVVIVTHDERYIRETDYIIRLRDGKIAEENATD; translated from the coding sequence ATGATCGAAGTTCGTGATGTTACGAAAATCCACCAGAGCGGCGAAACGGAAGTTCGTGCGCTGCAGGGTGTGAGTTGCCGCTTTCCCGGGCAAACGTTTTCGTTTATCCTGGGACCATCGGGAAGCGGGAAAAGTACGTTGCTCTATCTGATGGGGGCGCTGGATGCTCCGTCAACAGGCGAAATTTTTGTGCAAAATCGATCCCTGTCGACATTGAATCAAACTGAACGCGACACCTATCGTCGAGAAAAAGTCGGATTTGTCTTTCAGAGTTTTAATCTATTGAAAAACCTGAATGCATTGGAAAATGTGCTGGCTCCCTATTTGCCACAGGGGGTGACTGCCGAACAGAAGCAACGTGCCGAAGCTCTGCTGAAACAGGTGGGATTAGGCCAGCGGATTACCCATCGTCCGAATCAATTATCCGGTGGAGAGCAACAGCGGGTGGCGATCGCCCGTGCTCTGTTAAAACGGCCTTTATTGATCCTGGCCGATGAACCGACGGGGGAGCTGGATACTAAAACCGGCGCGGAAATCTTTAGTTGTCTTCGCGACATGAGCGAACAATATCAAACAACCGTTGTGATCGTGACACACGACGAACGCTATATCAGAGAGACCGATTATATTATCAGGTTACGCGATGGGAAAATTGCAGAGGAGAATGCGACCGATTAG
- a CDS encoding ABC transporter permease, translating to MFKFALRNLLSRALRSFLCLMGLTIAIAGMVGLFSIAGGLEETVSQTFGKISGIVAMQPGAPIPLFSRIPRSWGTEIEEIPGVSVVNPEIWSRVNIIEGKPVISPPRLLFGTDLPTRMKLKKGIYREGIYAGRFLNLEDRGKLNTVISRQIAEQHHKQVGDQIEVNGQQMTIVGLYECGSILLDVAIILDIDVVRDITRFDPQTVSCFYIEQSGDLKNEVIVKNIKDQFRDRELASWQPSSLALANASDSNILKDLVNAIDQSLKGTSDQGATKTENPEKQSSSPKTPVVETADAKTGEHPSALEVRAASDWGDRLDTFTADLDIFLGLMTGIGMLIAMLSIINTMLMSVMERIVDFGILKANGWSNRDVMLLITAESSLLGVTGGVLGGILGLIAINIVNWKFASQVHLYASPGLLLFGVVFSTLLGILGGLYPAWWTTRMTPIDAIRRG from the coding sequence ATGTTCAAATTTGCCTTACGAAACCTCCTGAGCCGCGCTTTACGTTCGTTTTTATGTTTGATGGGATTGACCATTGCGATTGCCGGAATGGTGGGCCTGTTTTCCATCGCCGGTGGGCTGGAAGAGACCGTCTCTCAGACATTCGGTAAAATATCGGGGATTGTCGCAATGCAACCCGGTGCGCCAATCCCGTTGTTTTCCCGGATTCCCCGATCGTGGGGAACTGAGATCGAAGAAATTCCTGGCGTGTCGGTGGTGAATCCGGAAATCTGGTCCCGAGTCAATATTATCGAAGGCAAACCGGTTATCAGTCCACCCCGATTGCTGTTTGGAACAGACCTACCCACACGTATGAAGTTAAAAAAAGGCATCTATCGCGAAGGCATCTATGCGGGCCGGTTTTTAAATCTGGAAGATCGGGGGAAACTCAATACGGTAATCAGCCGCCAGATTGCAGAACAGCATCACAAGCAGGTCGGCGACCAGATTGAGGTCAACGGTCAGCAGATGACAATCGTCGGTCTTTATGAATGCGGCTCGATCCTGCTCGATGTGGCGATCATTCTGGACATTGATGTCGTACGAGATATCACCAGATTTGATCCGCAGACTGTCAGTTGTTTTTATATTGAGCAGTCGGGGGATCTCAAAAATGAGGTGATTGTGAAAAACATTAAAGACCAGTTTCGGGATCGGGAACTGGCTTCCTGGCAGCCATCCTCTTTAGCATTAGCCAATGCTTCAGATTCAAATATTCTCAAAGACTTGGTCAATGCCATCGATCAGAGTCTAAAAGGAACCTCCGATCAGGGAGCGACGAAAACGGAGAACCCTGAAAAGCAGTCGTCCTCCCCCAAAACGCCTGTTGTAGAAACCGCGGATGCGAAAACGGGCGAACATCCCAGTGCATTGGAAGTCCGGGCGGCGTCTGATTGGGGAGACCGGTTGGATACATTCACAGCTGACCTGGATATCTTTCTGGGATTGATGACAGGGATTGGTATGTTAATTGCCATGCTGAGTATCATCAATACGATGTTAATGAGCGTGATGGAACGGATTGTGGATTTTGGGATTCTCAAAGCCAATGGCTGGTCCAATCGGGATGTAATGCTGCTGATCACCGCCGAGAGTTCGCTTTTAGGAGTCACCGGTGGAGTCCTGGGAGGAATTCTGGGATTAATCGCCATCAACATCGTGAACTGGAAATTTGCCAGCCAGGTCCATCTTTATGCCAGTCCGGGATTACTTCTGTTTGGTGTGGTCTTCAGCACGCTGCTCGGCATTCTTGGTGGGTTGTATCCTGCCTGGTGGACCACACGCATGACTCCCATTGATGCAATTCGACGTGGGTAA
- a CDS encoding DnaJ C-terminal domain-containing protein, with amino-acid sequence MNKRDYYDILEVSRSASADEIKKAYRKLSRKYHPDMAPDDKSADQKFKEVQEAYEVLRDENKRKQYDQFGHSFQQAGPGGGGYYQSGGGAGPIDMEDLFGGGGIDLGDLFGGAFRGGKRAQPRPQKGESKRLQIEIPFHLAAVGGQHEVTVQQGSSSERLTIKIPAGVDNGSVIRLGGQGGPGIHGGPPGDLLITIKVGNHPYFKRDGSNLLLEVPITLPEAALGAKVDVPTLSEGEVTVTIPPGTSSGTKLRLRGKGITDQKTKQPGDQICSIKIVAPKELSEQDRSLYEQIKQEAPRSKAW; translated from the coding sequence ATGAACAAACGAGACTATTACGATATACTGGAGGTATCCCGCAGCGCCAGCGCTGATGAGATTAAAAAAGCGTATAGAAAACTGTCGCGAAAATATCACCCTGATATGGCACCTGACGATAAATCGGCGGATCAGAAATTTAAAGAAGTTCAAGAAGCGTACGAAGTTCTGCGCGACGAGAATAAGCGCAAGCAATACGATCAGTTTGGCCACTCGTTTCAACAGGCAGGCCCCGGAGGAGGCGGTTATTACCAATCCGGTGGGGGAGCCGGGCCAATTGATATGGAAGACCTGTTTGGCGGTGGTGGGATTGACCTGGGCGATTTATTTGGTGGTGCATTCCGCGGAGGCAAACGCGCACAACCCAGACCCCAGAAGGGGGAGTCGAAACGACTTCAGATTGAAATCCCCTTTCATCTGGCAGCAGTCGGAGGTCAGCACGAGGTTACCGTTCAACAGGGGAGTTCTTCCGAACGGTTGACGATCAAAATCCCGGCTGGAGTCGATAACGGATCGGTGATCAGACTTGGTGGTCAAGGTGGCCCTGGAATTCATGGCGGGCCTCCCGGCGATTTATTGATCACGATCAAAGTCGGAAACCACCCGTATTTCAAACGGGATGGAAGCAATTTGCTGCTGGAAGTTCCCATTACACTTCCTGAAGCAGCTTTAGGAGCAAAGGTCGACGTCCCCACGTTATCGGAAGGTGAAGTCACCGTGACGATTCCTCCGGGAACGTCCAGTGGAACGAAATTACGACTGCGCGGAAAAGGAATCACCGATCAGAAAACCAAACAACCTGGAGACCAGATCTGTTCCATCAAAATTGTGGCCCCCAAAGAACTCAGTGAGCAGGACCGCTCACTTTATGAGCAAATCAAGCAAGAAGCGCCTCGGTCGAAAGCATGGTGA
- the rnpA gene encoding ribonuclease P protein component → MKQFEFPNTKRIRSQQDFDTIYSARQRAGDQCLLLFAVRNELNQTRLGVSVSRKNGNAVKRARKKRLIREAFRLVQHQLPRGLDLIAIPRPTVEGDLKQYQSSLKRLSQKINHRLEHKQSG, encoded by the coding sequence GTGAAACAATTCGAATTTCCAAACACGAAAAGAATACGCAGCCAGCAGGATTTTGACACGATCTATTCCGCCAGGCAGCGGGCAGGAGACCAGTGTCTGCTCTTGTTTGCCGTGAGAAATGAACTGAACCAGACCCGCCTGGGAGTTAGCGTGTCCCGAAAGAATGGAAACGCAGTCAAACGGGCTCGTAAGAAAAGACTGATTCGTGAGGCCTTTCGGCTCGTGCAGCACCAACTCCCTCGAGGGCTAGATCTGATTGCCATACCGCGACCGACTGTCGAGGGTGACCTGAAACAGTATCAAAGTTCGCTGAAACGACTTTCCCAGAAAATAAACCACCGTCTGGAGCACAAGCAAAGCGGATGA
- the yidD gene encoding membrane protein insertion efficiency factor YidD: MKQIALHIFRFLYQIPANILIGLVRIYQKTFRYILGGHCRFHPSCSEYFILAVQKYGVVKGGIKGILRICRCHPFHPGGYDPP, encoded by the coding sequence ATGAAACAGATTGCTTTGCACATTTTCCGATTTCTTTATCAGATTCCGGCCAACATACTGATCGGACTGGTGCGGATCTACCAGAAGACGTTTCGCTATATTCTGGGAGGACACTGTCGGTTTCACCCCAGCTGCAGCGAATACTTTATTCTAGCAGTCCAGAAGTATGGGGTGGTAAAAGGGGGTATAAAAGGAATCTTGCGGATCTGCCGCTGTCATCCTTTTCACCCGGGTGGCTATGACCCACCTTAA